One segment of Kiritimatiellia bacterium DNA contains the following:
- a CDS encoding deoxyribodipyrimidine photo-lyase, which produces MGHKPPAIVWFRRDLRLADHLALRAACRLGPVVPVYLHTPDLDAAWRAGAASNWWLHHSLLSLRETLRSRGSELVLRKGRDPLPLLRRLARETGANAVRWNAVPDPAARRHDAELCAALEQDGLTVEIHEAALLFEPNLIRNKQDRPFQVFTPFWRHCLESLSPEPPAAAPGDIPAPGRFPDGENVDALDLLPAIDWAAGFRDTWEPGEQGALKVLRRFIRSGLESYDTDRDRPDREGTSRLSPHLHFGEISVRQVWQAVEQAAAGRPPARKAALVYQRELGWREFAHHLLEHFPRTPEEPLHPEFGRFPWRRDKAILKAWQKGLTGYPIVDAGMRELWRTGWMHNRVRMIVASFLVKDLLLPWQEGARWFWDTLLDADLANNTLGWQWSAGCGADAAPYFRIFNPVLQAAKFDPGGEYIRRWVPELKALPAPWLFKPWEAEPLELQAAGVVLGQTYPRPVVDHSEARDRALAAYAGMKNPG; this is translated from the coding sequence ATGGGACATAAGCCCCCCGCGATCGTCTGGTTTCGCCGCGACCTGCGGCTGGCGGACCACCTCGCGCTCCGCGCCGCCTGCCGGCTCGGGCCCGTGGTGCCCGTGTACCTCCACACGCCGGACCTGGACGCGGCATGGCGGGCCGGCGCCGCCTCGAACTGGTGGCTGCATCATTCCCTGCTTTCACTCCGCGAGACCTTGCGCAGCCGGGGCTCGGAACTGGTGCTGCGGAAAGGCCGGGATCCCCTCCCGCTCCTGCGCCGGCTGGCCCGGGAAACCGGCGCGAACGCGGTCAGATGGAACGCCGTGCCGGACCCCGCCGCGCGACGGCACGACGCGGAACTCTGCGCGGCGCTGGAGCAGGACGGCCTCACGGTGGAAATCCATGAGGCCGCCCTGCTCTTCGAGCCGAACCTGATCCGGAACAAGCAGGACCGTCCCTTCCAGGTCTTCACCCCGTTCTGGCGGCACTGCCTGGAATCGCTGTCTCCCGAGCCGCCGGCCGCCGCGCCCGGCGATATCCCGGCGCCCGGCCGCTTCCCCGACGGGGAAAACGTGGACGCTTTGGATCTGCTGCCCGCGATCGACTGGGCGGCCGGGTTCCGCGACACGTGGGAGCCCGGCGAGCAAGGAGCCCTCAAGGTGCTTCGCCGATTCATCCGGTCCGGGCTGGAGTCCTATGACACCGACAGGGACCGGCCGGACCGGGAGGGCACGTCACGGCTCTCGCCGCATCTGCATTTCGGCGAGATCAGCGTCCGCCAGGTCTGGCAGGCCGTGGAGCAGGCGGCCGCCGGCCGGCCGCCGGCTCGAAAGGCCGCGCTCGTCTACCAGCGGGAGCTCGGCTGGCGCGAGTTCGCGCACCACCTGCTGGAGCATTTTCCGCGTACGCCGGAGGAGCCGCTGCATCCCGAGTTCGGCCGGTTTCCCTGGCGGCGCGACAAGGCGATCCTGAAGGCCTGGCAAAAGGGCCTGACCGGTTACCCGATCGTGGATGCCGGCATGCGGGAATTGTGGCGCACGGGCTGGATGCACAACCGCGTGCGAATGATCGTCGCCTCGTTTCTCGTCAAGGACCTTCTCCTGCCCTGGCAGGAAGGCGCACGCTGGTTCTGGGACACGCTCCTGGACGCGGACCTGGCGAACAACACGCTCGGCTGGCAGTGGTCCGCCGGCTGCGGCGCGGACGCGGCCCCCTACTTCCGGATCTTTAATCCCGTCCTGCAGGCCGCCAAGTTCGACCCGGGGGGCGAGTACATCCGCCGCTGGGTGCCGGAATTGAAGGCGCTTCCCGCCCCCTGGCTTTTCAAGCCCTGGGAGGCGGAGCCGCTCGAACTCCAGGCGGCCGGCGTGGTGCTCGGCCAGACCTATCCGCGGCCGGTCGTCGACCATTCCGAGGCCCGCGACCGCGCCCTGGCGGCGTACGCGGGGATGAAGAATCCGGGTTGA
- a CDS encoding response regulator transcription factor — translation MAREHILVVEDEADIQELIRYNLAKDGYHVTVVSSSEEAFKRIKAAPPSAVLLDLMLPGMNGLEFCKLLKAEPSTRGIPVLMVTAKGEEADVVAGLELGADDYLTKPFSPRVLLARLRAVLRRREVAANDKDAPVHIHDLMIHPGRREVKLKNKPIDLSFTEFQLLQVLARRPGWVLTRQQIVDAIRGPDYPVTDRSVDVQVVGLRKKLGAAGDYIETVRGVGYRFRES, via the coding sequence ATGGCCCGGGAACATATTCTGGTCGTCGAAGACGAAGCGGATATCCAGGAGCTGATCCGCTATAACCTCGCCAAGGACGGGTACCACGTCACCGTGGTGTCGAGCAGCGAGGAGGCATTCAAGCGGATCAAGGCCGCGCCGCCGTCGGCGGTCCTGCTGGACCTGATGCTCCCGGGCATGAACGGCCTGGAGTTCTGCAAACTGCTCAAGGCGGAGCCGTCCACCCGCGGCATCCCGGTCCTCATGGTCACGGCCAAGGGGGAAGAGGCAGACGTCGTCGCGGGCCTCGAACTGGGCGCCGACGACTACCTGACCAAGCCGTTCAGCCCCCGGGTGCTCCTGGCCCGGCTGCGCGCCGTCCTGCGGCGCCGCGAGGTCGCCGCGAACGACAAAGACGCGCCGGTCCACATCCACGATTTGATGATCCATCCCGGCCGCCGCGAGGTGAAACTCAAGAACAAGCCGATTGATTTGTCCTTCACCGAGTTCCAACTCCTGCAGGTCCTGGCGCGCAGGCCCGGCTGGGTGCTGACCCGGCAGCAGATCGTGGACGCGATCCGCGGGCCGGATTACCCGGTGACCGACCGCTCGGTGGACGTCCAGGTGGTCGGCCTCCGCAAGAAACTCGGCGCCGCGGGCGACTACATCGAGACCGTGCGCGGCGTCGGCTACCGGTTCAGGGAATCATGA
- a CDS encoding PAS domain-containing protein — MTPLLIALLIAGVLLAAGFVKYARRSRQRGLALREARRLFDQLASGDWSARMTPEDGDPQGALATSFNRLAGHLAERLEALERQRNEQEAVFASMVEGVIALDAEQRVINLNPAAARLLRVSLDKALNRPLAELVRNADLQKLAADAAAASQPVEGDITLFNGKDRHLQIHATRLRDAGGRGLGALIVLNDVTRLRRLEDVRRDFVANVSHELKTPITSIKGFVETLQDGAIKNEDEARRFLEILARQADRLNAIIEDLLQLSRIEEEADRQAIRLEEQELGPTLRSAMECCQYKADARQMTMELDCAPGLRARINAPLLEQAVINLLDNAIKYSPPGSPVLVEGRREGDEVVIRVSDRGPGIPAEHQPRLFERFYRVDKARSRQLGGTGLGLAIVKHIAQAHGGSVSVESAPGQGSVFSLRLPAGVGATCPPSSAAPA, encoded by the coding sequence ATGACCCCCCTGCTCATCGCGCTGCTGATCGCCGGCGTCCTGCTCGCCGCGGGATTCGTGAAATACGCGCGCCGCTCCCGGCAGCGCGGCCTCGCCCTGCGGGAGGCCCGCCGGCTTTTCGATCAGCTCGCTTCCGGCGACTGGTCCGCGCGCATGACGCCCGAGGACGGCGATCCACAGGGGGCCCTGGCGACGTCTTTCAACCGCCTGGCCGGGCACCTTGCGGAACGTCTGGAGGCCCTGGAGCGCCAACGCAACGAGCAGGAAGCCGTCTTCGCCAGCATGGTCGAGGGGGTGATCGCGCTGGACGCGGAGCAGCGCGTGATCAACCTGAATCCGGCCGCCGCCCGCCTGCTTCGCGTATCGCTCGACAAGGCCCTGAATCGCCCGCTGGCCGAGCTCGTGCGGAACGCGGACCTTCAGAAACTGGCCGCCGACGCGGCCGCCGCCAGCCAGCCGGTGGAAGGCGACATCACGCTGTTCAACGGAAAGGACCGGCACCTCCAGATCCACGCCACGCGCCTGCGCGATGCCGGCGGCCGCGGCCTCGGCGCGCTGATCGTGCTCAACGACGTCACCCGGCTGCGCCGGCTGGAGGATGTCCGCCGCGACTTCGTCGCCAACGTATCGCACGAACTCAAGACACCGATCACCTCGATCAAGGGCTTCGTCGAGACCCTGCAGGACGGCGCCATCAAGAACGAGGACGAGGCCCGCCGGTTCCTGGAGATCCTCGCGCGGCAGGCCGACCGGCTGAACGCGATCATCGAGGACCTGCTCCAGCTCTCGCGCATCGAGGAGGAGGCCGACCGGCAGGCCATCCGGCTCGAGGAGCAGGAACTCGGCCCGACATTGCGCTCGGCGATGGAGTGCTGCCAATACAAGGCCGACGCGCGGCAGATGACCATGGAACTGGATTGCGCGCCCGGGCTGCGCGCCCGCATCAATGCCCCGCTGCTGGAGCAGGCCGTGATCAACCTGCTCGACAACGCCATCAAGTACAGCCCGCCGGGGTCGCCCGTGCTCGTGGAAGGCCGGCGCGAGGGCGACGAAGTCGTAATTCGCGTTAGCGACCGGGGCCCTGGAATCCCGGCCGAGCACCAGCCCCGTCTCTTCGAGCGCTTTTACCGGGTGGACAAGGCGCGCAGCCGGCAACTGGGCGGAACGGGGTTGGGGCTGGCCATCGTCAAGCACATCGCCCAGGCCCACGGGGGCAGCGTATCCGTCGAGAGTGCGCCCGGCCAGGGGAGCGTGTTCAGCCTGCGCCTACCGGCCGGGGTCGGCGCTACTTGTCCGCCCAGTTCCGCAGCTCCCGCTTGA
- the recA gene encoding recombinase RecA, whose protein sequence is MAAKSSQAASAEKTMPAALSAVLAQIQKEFGEGAIMRLGKEEAHAQVPSISTGALTLDLALGIGGVPRGRIIEVFGPESSGKTTLVLHIIANAQKNGGVAAFIDAEHALDPTYARKIGVNLDDLLVSQPDSGEEALTIADQLVRSNSVDVVVIDSVAALAPRAELEGAMGDSHVGLQARLMSQAMRKLTGILNKSKTCCIFTNQIREKIGVMFGNPETTPGGRALKFYASVRIDIRRLATMKDPAGRAIGNRTKAKVVKNKMAAPFVEAEFDILYAEGISRTGAVLDAALQYGLIDRRGTWLSFENQQLGQGRDAARDNLKNDPELEKKITDAVRAKVKEGHVAATGKEAAKA, encoded by the coding sequence ATGGCAGCGAAATCCAGTCAGGCGGCGAGCGCGGAAAAAACCATGCCGGCGGCGTTGAGCGCCGTCCTGGCCCAGATCCAGAAGGAATTCGGCGAAGGCGCGATCATGCGCCTCGGCAAGGAGGAGGCGCACGCCCAGGTGCCCTCGATCTCCACGGGCGCCCTGACGCTCGACCTGGCGCTCGGGATCGGCGGCGTACCGCGCGGGCGCATCATCGAGGTCTTCGGCCCCGAGTCCTCGGGCAAAACCACGCTGGTGCTGCACATCATCGCCAACGCCCAGAAGAACGGCGGCGTGGCGGCGTTCATCGACGCCGAGCACGCGCTCGACCCGACTTACGCCCGCAAGATCGGCGTGAACCTGGACGACCTGCTCGTCTCCCAGCCGGACTCCGGCGAGGAGGCGCTGACGATCGCCGACCAGCTCGTGCGCAGCAATTCCGTGGACGTGGTCGTGATCGATTCCGTCGCCGCGCTCGCGCCGCGCGCGGAACTCGAAGGCGCGATGGGCGACTCGCACGTGGGCCTTCAGGCGCGCCTGATGTCGCAGGCGATGCGCAAGCTCACCGGCATCCTGAACAAGTCCAAGACCTGCTGCATCTTCACGAACCAGATCCGCGAGAAGATCGGCGTCATGTTCGGCAATCCGGAGACCACGCCCGGCGGCCGCGCCCTGAAGTTCTACGCCTCGGTCCGGATTGACATCCGGCGCCTGGCGACGATGAAGGACCCCGCGGGCCGGGCCATCGGCAACCGGACGAAGGCCAAGGTGGTGAAGAACAAGATGGCCGCGCCCTTCGTGGAGGCGGAATTCGACATCCTCTATGCCGAGGGCATTTCACGCACCGGCGCGGTCCTGGACGCCGCCCTCCAGTACGGCCTGATCGACAGGCGGGGCACCTGGCTGTCGTTCGAGAACCAGCAGTTGGGGCAGGGCCGCGACGCCGCGCGGGATAACCTGAAGAACGATCCTGAACTGGAGAAGAAGATCACGGACGCGGTCCGGGCCAAGGTGAAGGAAGGCCATGTGGCGGCGACCGGCAAGGAAGCGGCCAAGGCCTGA
- the thpR gene encoding RNA 2',3'-cyclic phosphodiesterase translates to MNKEGPAAGDEVLRAFVAVEITDEVRAALGGLQRELRKSEARVGWVAPERIHLTLAFLGDIFAAQVPGLAAALDAAAAGCPPFAFEVAGTGAFGPPHSPRVVWAGIEEPTGSLARLQAHAAGAVTELGFRLEERPFHPHLTLGRVRGRAGAADLTSRLESFRSLRCGRVEVRRVLLMQSVLSSQGAEYRVRHSSELKGA, encoded by the coding sequence ATGAATAAGGAAGGGCCGGCAGCCGGCGATGAGGTGCTGCGGGCGTTCGTGGCCGTGGAGATCACGGACGAGGTCCGGGCGGCGCTGGGCGGGTTGCAGCGCGAGTTGCGGAAAAGCGAGGCGCGGGTGGGATGGGTGGCGCCGGAACGCATCCATCTGACCCTGGCGTTCCTGGGCGATATCTTTGCCGCGCAGGTGCCGGGGCTTGCGGCGGCGCTGGACGCGGCCGCGGCGGGCTGTCCGCCGTTTGCGTTCGAGGTGGCCGGAACGGGCGCGTTCGGCCCGCCGCATTCGCCGAGGGTGGTATGGGCCGGGATCGAAGAGCCGACCGGATCGTTGGCCCGGCTGCAGGCCCACGCGGCCGGAGCGGTGACGGAACTCGGGTTCCGTTTGGAGGAGCGGCCGTTTCATCCGCACCTGACGTTGGGCCGGGTGCGCGGGCGGGCCGGTGCGGCCGATTTGACTTCGCGGCTGGAGTCCTTTAGAAGTCTCCGGTGCGGCAGGGTGGAGGTCCGGCGCGTCCTGCTGATGCAAAGCGTTTTGAGTTCCCAGGGGGCCGAGTACCGGGTGCGGCATTCGTCCGAATTGAAAGGAGCATGA
- a CDS encoding metallophosphoesterase, with translation MNMLLIFPIVLLSYAAMHAYMGVKLVRACPRLRPFSAWLLIVFTGLFAAPFLTRWFGNRGYPVLAALAGAAGYSWVAIVFWFFSIGLLLDAWNLAIRAASLFSGGLARVRIPPRPAVLANGAVILLAVAWGAIEARGLRVETVILQTDRLPEGTRYRVVQVSDLHLTARRGGRMLAKIGDAVRELKPDLLVSTGDLIDAPLRQLADQASAMAGWQARGGFFGVLGNHEYFTGLRESLAFHQAAGLRLLRAAAAEPLPGLWLAGVDDPAGWLTRQPHFADERPLAAARPPDGFVILLKHQPLVSREAGAWSDLQLSGHTHGGQMFPFEWFLKPIYPWRRGLHDIAPGRRLYVSRGAGTWGPPLRLFARPEITLIVLEGRAPANPIAASRELRPPDPGTAGTLQPAQLSCGGHDPFGPVQAEQRVHVDDNMRRDAGPQPAAPPADHGENRETQRGYPEMHDPMQQAGNTKTQEEQEPLPGARWPVRQARHFDFRFR, from the coding sequence ATGAACATGCTGCTGATTTTCCCGATCGTGCTGCTCTCGTACGCGGCAATGCATGCGTACATGGGGGTCAAGCTCGTCCGGGCCTGCCCGCGGCTCCGCCCCTTCTCGGCCTGGCTCCTGATCGTCTTCACCGGCCTGTTCGCCGCCCCGTTCCTGACGCGCTGGTTCGGCAACCGGGGCTATCCGGTCCTGGCGGCGCTGGCCGGCGCGGCCGGGTATTCCTGGGTCGCGATCGTGTTCTGGTTCTTTTCCATCGGGCTCCTGCTGGACGCCTGGAACCTGGCGATCCGCGCGGCTTCTCTCTTTTCGGGCGGGTTGGCCCGCGTCCGAATCCCGCCCCGGCCGGCCGTCCTGGCCAACGGCGCGGTGATCCTGCTGGCCGTCGCCTGGGGCGCCATCGAGGCCCGCGGGCTCCGCGTGGAAACCGTGATCCTGCAGACCGACCGGCTGCCCGAGGGGACGCGCTACCGCGTCGTCCAGGTTTCCGACCTGCACCTGACGGCGCGACGCGGCGGCCGCATGCTGGCGAAGATCGGGGATGCGGTGCGGGAGTTGAAGCCCGACCTCCTCGTGAGCACGGGCGATCTCATCGATGCGCCGCTCCGCCAGCTCGCGGACCAGGCTTCGGCCATGGCCGGGTGGCAGGCCCGCGGCGGCTTTTTCGGAGTGCTCGGCAACCACGAGTACTTCACGGGGCTGCGCGAGTCGCTGGCGTTTCACCAGGCCGCCGGCCTGCGCCTGCTGCGCGCCGCGGCGGCGGAGCCCCTGCCCGGCCTGTGGCTGGCGGGCGTGGACGATCCCGCGGGCTGGCTGACCCGGCAACCGCATTTCGCCGACGAGCGTCCCCTGGCGGCAGCCCGGCCGCCGGATGGATTCGTGATCCTGCTCAAGCACCAGCCGCTGGTCAGCCGGGAGGCGGGCGCATGGTCTGACCTCCAACTTTCCGGCCACACGCACGGGGGGCAGATGTTCCCGTTCGAGTGGTTCCTGAAGCCGATCTATCCCTGGCGGAGGGGCCTGCACGATATCGCGCCCGGGCGCCGGCTCTACGTGAGCCGCGGCGCCGGCACGTGGGGCCCGCCCCTGCGGCTCTTCGCGCGGCCGGAGATCACGCTGATCGTATTGGAGGGGCGAGCTCCCGCGAACCCGATCGCGGCGTCGCGGGAGCTCCGCCCTCCAGATCCGGGAACGGCGGGAACCCTACAACCGGCCCAGCTTTCTTGCGGCGGACACGATCCGTTCGGCCCGGTCCAAGCGGAGCAACGCGTCCACGTAGACGATAACATGCGCCGCGACGCCGGCCCACAACCCGCCGCACCGCCAGCAGACCACGGCGAAAATCGCGAAACACAGCGCGGATATCCTGAAATGCATGACCCAATGCAGCAGGCCGGGAATACAAAAACCCAAGAGGAACAGGAGCCCCTCCCCGGCGCGCGATGGCCCGTCCGGCAGGCGCGTCATTTCGACTTCCGTTTCCGGTAG
- a CDS encoding class I SAM-dependent DNA methyltransferase — translation MNIAEFIAKWQKVELKERSAAQEHFLDLCEVLGHPKPAEADPTGETYGFERGAARHGGGDGFADVWKKGFFGWEYKGRHKDLDAAYDQLLLYRDALENPPLLVVCDMDRLVVHTNFTRTASATHELALDTLGEPRSLEILRAVFFEPEKLRPGKTSAAITQEAARQFAGIAETMRARGLDSGRVAHFLDRIVFCLFAEDIGLLPDRIFTRITEKAGGDPEKFGRFLGQLFEAMARGGEFGLESIRHFNGSLFDDASGLPLSAEEIRRITEAARLDWSAVDPSIFGTLFERGLDPAKRSQLGAHFTGKEDIETLVDAVILQPLRREWEEARTVIRSLLTTGKKTAAGAAGPGPASPRPAAAKPPNPAARKKARGEAERILHRFLARLQSVKVLDPACGSGNFLYVALQKLKDLEKEVILHSMGNGLGSFLPMVGPWQLYGLELNPYAHDLAQMTVWIGWLQWIKFNGFGSPQEPILRPMTGNFQCRDAILNADGTEPDWPRVDFIVGNPPFLGGKMLRRELGDGYMDRLFALWNDRVPREADLCCYWFEKARAHIEAGGGKRAGLLATQGIRGGANREVLKRIKETGDIFWAVSDKDWFLDGANVHVSLIAFDNGSETDRYLDGLGIQTINANLTPATGDLTTARPITENRGVGFMGTTKQGPFDVSEELALKWLQEPNPNGRPNSDVVVPWLNGMDVTRRSRGMWIVDFFNMTESEASQYAAPFKYLSEHVKAMRDANPRAWYRKEWWQLYAQRPEMRRAIEPLHRFLVTPTVSKHRLFVWQTVPNNPDHQLIVFARSDDYFFGVLHSRAHEVWALKLGTRLETRPRYTPTTCFETFPFPAVGASLADARARASQAKPLQEAIADAARELNELRERWLNPPEWTREEILEFPGTPGGPWARYLAPGTSAVRYPRLVPRDEACAKHLKKRTLTALYNERPAWLDQAHRKLDAAVFAAYGWPADLPDEAILERLLALNREQAVATD, via the coding sequence TTGAACATCGCCGAGTTTATCGCGAAGTGGCAGAAGGTGGAGTTGAAGGAGCGATCCGCCGCACAGGAGCATTTCCTCGACCTGTGCGAGGTCCTCGGCCACCCCAAGCCCGCCGAGGCGGACCCCACGGGCGAGACGTACGGCTTCGAGCGGGGCGCGGCCAGGCACGGCGGCGGCGACGGCTTCGCCGACGTGTGGAAGAAGGGCTTCTTCGGCTGGGAATACAAGGGCCGGCACAAGGATCTCGACGCCGCCTACGACCAGTTGCTGCTCTATCGCGACGCGCTGGAGAATCCGCCGTTGCTGGTGGTCTGCGACATGGACCGCCTCGTCGTCCACACCAACTTTACCCGCACGGCCTCCGCGACGCACGAGCTGGCGCTCGACACGCTGGGCGAACCGCGCAGCCTGGAGATCCTGCGGGCCGTTTTCTTCGAGCCCGAGAAGCTGCGCCCCGGCAAGACCAGCGCGGCCATCACGCAGGAGGCCGCCCGGCAATTCGCCGGGATCGCCGAAACCATGCGGGCGCGCGGCCTCGACTCCGGCCGGGTCGCGCACTTCCTGGACCGGATCGTCTTCTGCCTCTTCGCCGAGGACATCGGCCTGCTGCCGGATCGGATTTTCACGCGCATCACCGAAAAGGCCGGCGGGGACCCCGAAAAATTCGGCCGCTTTCTGGGCCAACTCTTCGAGGCCATGGCCCGGGGCGGGGAGTTCGGCCTGGAGAGCATCCGCCATTTCAACGGCAGCCTCTTCGACGACGCCTCCGGCCTCCCCCTCTCGGCGGAGGAAATCCGGCGGATCACCGAGGCCGCCCGGCTCGATTGGAGCGCCGTGGACCCCTCCATCTTCGGCACGCTCTTCGAGCGCGGCCTGGACCCGGCCAAGCGTTCCCAGCTCGGCGCGCACTTCACGGGCAAGGAGGACATCGAAACCCTCGTGGACGCCGTGATCCTGCAGCCCCTTCGCCGGGAATGGGAAGAGGCCAGGACCGTCATCCGGAGCCTGTTGACCACGGGGAAGAAAACGGCGGCCGGGGCCGCCGGCCCCGGGCCGGCCTCACCGCGGCCGGCTGCAGCCAAGCCTCCGAATCCTGCCGCGCGGAAAAAGGCCCGCGGCGAGGCGGAGCGCATCCTGCACCGGTTCCTCGCGCGGCTGCAATCGGTCAAGGTGCTCGATCCCGCCTGCGGGTCCGGCAATTTCCTCTATGTCGCGCTCCAGAAACTCAAGGACCTGGAGAAAGAGGTCATCCTGCATTCCATGGGAAACGGCCTGGGCTCCTTCCTGCCCATGGTCGGCCCGTGGCAGCTCTATGGCCTCGAGCTCAACCCCTACGCCCACGACCTGGCCCAGATGACCGTCTGGATCGGCTGGCTCCAGTGGATCAAGTTCAACGGCTTCGGCTCGCCCCAGGAACCCATCCTCCGGCCCATGACCGGCAACTTCCAGTGCCGCGACGCCATCCTCAACGCCGACGGGACCGAACCCGACTGGCCGCGCGTGGACTTTATCGTCGGCAACCCGCCGTTCCTGGGCGGCAAGATGCTCCGGCGTGAACTGGGCGACGGCTACATGGACCGCCTGTTCGCCCTCTGGAACGACCGCGTGCCCCGCGAGGCCGACCTGTGCTGCTACTGGTTCGAAAAGGCCCGCGCCCACATCGAGGCCGGCGGCGGCAAGCGCGCCGGCCTCCTCGCCACGCAGGGCATCCGCGGCGGCGCCAACCGCGAAGTCCTCAAACGGATCAAGGAAACCGGCGACATCTTCTGGGCCGTCTCGGACAAGGATTGGTTCCTCGACGGCGCCAACGTCCACGTCAGCCTCATCGCCTTCGACAACGGCTCCGAAACCGACCGATACCTAGACGGTCTAGGTATCCAGACCATCAACGCCAATTTGACGCCCGCAACCGGCGATCTCACGACGGCCAGGCCTATCACGGAGAATAGGGGCGTGGGTTTCATGGGCACCACCAAGCAAGGGCCTTTCGATGTTTCCGAAGAACTGGCCTTGAAATGGCTGCAGGAGCCCAACCCGAACGGCAGGCCCAATTCGGATGTCGTGGTCCCCTGGCTGAACGGCATGGACGTGACGCGCCGGAGCCGGGGCATGTGGATCGTTGACTTTTTCAATATGACCGAATCCGAGGCGTCGCAATATGCGGCCCCCTTCAAGTATCTGTCCGAGCATGTCAAAGCCATGCGGGACGCCAACCCGCGTGCCTGGTATCGAAAAGAATGGTGGCAACTTTACGCTCAACGACCGGAAATGAGGCGAGCGATAGAGCCTCTTCATCGTTTTCTCGTCACTCCGACAGTATCAAAGCATCGTCTCTTTGTTTGGCAGACTGTTCCCAACAATCCGGATCACCAGCTCATCGTCTTCGCCCGTTCCGACGACTATTTCTTTGGCGTTTTGCATTCCCGCGCGCACGAGGTGTGGGCGCTAAAACTAGGGACCCGACTGGAGACGCGGCCACGCTACACCCCGACGACGTGTTTCGAGACGTTTCCGTTTCCGGCTGTAGGGGCGTCGCTTGCCGACGCCCGCGCCCGGGCTTCGCAAGCGAAGCCCCTACAGGAGGCCATCGCCGACGCCGCGCGGGAGTTGAACGAACTGCGCGAGCGGTGGCTGAATCCGCCGGAATGGACGCGGGAGGAAATCCTGGAATTCCCCGGCACGCCCGGCGGGCCGTGGGCTCGGTACCTCGCGCCCGGCACGAGCGCCGTCCGCTACCCGCGCCTCGTCCCGCGGGACGAGGCCTGCGCGAAGCACTTGAAAAAGCGCACCCTGACGGCGCTGTACAACGAGCGCCCCGCCTGGCTGGACCAGGCCCACCGGAAACTCGACGCCGCGGTCTTCGCCGCCTACGGCTGGCCCGCCGATCTTCCCGACGAGGCGATCCTGGAGCGCCTGCTGGCTTTGAACCGGGAACAGGCGGTGGCGACGGACTGA